A single genomic interval of Eurosta solidaginis isolate ZX-2024a chromosome 3, ASM4086904v1, whole genome shotgun sequence harbors:
- the PPP1R15 gene encoding uncharacterized protein PPP1R15 isoform X3, with protein sequence MYYKPYSSSILNSNLRFLNEAKKSFLTNSLLRLNVSGKNFCKTINISLNSPYCCATNWKTESFTPPHNYISINMSLKPASYTCGTAKKPRTLNQSNFFFKIQSPFNQPMAQHLLAHLLSGLSNHFSKEQKQAMQPKQSSSSASTSTGTESVLAALKSENINTVASDSHPINLGCPYWSNRKRNISEQSDNIYFLYDDSNNDNCEFNNDEGDGDSDGDDDSSIPDLGTLNEAWKDEMEYLESCTYEDPKNGGVAKKDGSPLT encoded by the coding sequence ATGTATTACAAACCGTATTCTTCATCCATACTAAATTCAAATCTTCGCTTCTTGAATGAAGCTAAGAAGAGCTTTCTTACAAACAGTTTACTAAGACTAAATGTGTCAGGTAAAAACTTTTGTAAAACTATAAATATAAGTTTAAACAGCCCCTACTGCTGTGCAACAAATTGGAAAACTGAGAGTTTTACACCGCCACATAATTATATTTCCATAAATATGTCCCTGAAGCCTGCGTCGTATACCTGCGGAACGGCTAAAAAACCTCGTACATTAAAtcagagtaattttttttttaaaatacagTCGCCGTTTAACCAACCAATGGCTCAACACTTACTTGCACATTTATTATCAGGCTTAAGCAATCATTTTAGCAAAGAACAAAAACAAGCAATGCAACCAAAACAAAGTAGCTCATCAGCCAGTACTTCAACTGGAACAGAATCGGTGTTAGCCGCTCTAAAGAGTGAAAATATTAACACCGTAGCTTCTGACTCGCATCCAATTAATCTAGGGTGTCCTTACTGGAGTAATCGAAAACGAAATATCTCGGAGCAAAGCGACAATATCTACTTTTTATATGATGACAGTAACAATGATAACTGTGAATTTAATAATGACGAAGGGGATGGTGATTCAGACGGCGATGACGACAGTAGCATACCGGATCTTGGTACTTTAAATGAGGCGTGGAAAGATGAAATGGAATATCTTGAAAGTTGCACCTATGAAGATCCTAAAAACGGTGGAGTTGCCAAAAAG
- the PPP1R15 gene encoding uncharacterized protein PPP1R15 isoform X2, protein MYYKPYSSSILNSNLRFLNEAKKSFLTNSLLRLNVSGKNFCKTINISLNSPYCCATNWKTESFTPPHNYISINMSLKPASYTCGTAKKPRTLNQSNFFFKIQSPFNQPMAQHLLAHLLSGLSNHFSKEQKQAMQPKQSSSSASTSTGTESVLAALKSENINTVASDSHPINLGCPYWSNRKRNISEQSDNIYFLYDDSNNDNCEFNNDEGDGDSDGDDDSSIPDLGTLNEAWKDEMEYLESCTYEDPKNGGVAKKKSFNAATLQNCYWLIYMKIST, encoded by the coding sequence ATGTATTACAAACCGTATTCTTCATCCATACTAAATTCAAATCTTCGCTTCTTGAATGAAGCTAAGAAGAGCTTTCTTACAAACAGTTTACTAAGACTAAATGTGTCAGGTAAAAACTTTTGTAAAACTATAAATATAAGTTTAAACAGCCCCTACTGCTGTGCAACAAATTGGAAAACTGAGAGTTTTACACCGCCACATAATTATATTTCCATAAATATGTCCCTGAAGCCTGCGTCGTATACCTGCGGAACGGCTAAAAAACCTCGTACATTAAAtcagagtaattttttttttaaaatacagTCGCCGTTTAACCAACCAATGGCTCAACACTTACTTGCACATTTATTATCAGGCTTAAGCAATCATTTTAGCAAAGAACAAAAACAAGCAATGCAACCAAAACAAAGTAGCTCATCAGCCAGTACTTCAACTGGAACAGAATCGGTGTTAGCCGCTCTAAAGAGTGAAAATATTAACACCGTAGCTTCTGACTCGCATCCAATTAATCTAGGGTGTCCTTACTGGAGTAATCGAAAACGAAATATCTCGGAGCAAAGCGACAATATCTACTTTTTATATGATGACAGTAACAATGATAACTGTGAATTTAATAATGACGAAGGGGATGGTGATTCAGACGGCGATGACGACAGTAGCATACCGGATCTTGGTACTTTAAATGAGGCGTGGAAAGATGAAATGGAATATCTTGAAAGTTGCACCTATGAAGATCCTAAAAACGGTGGAGTTGCCAAAAAG